The following proteins are encoded in a genomic region of Homalodisca vitripennis isolate AUS2020 unplaced genomic scaffold, UT_GWSS_2.1 ScUCBcl_15;HRSCAF=503, whole genome shotgun sequence:
- the LOC124370188 gene encoding uncharacterized protein LOC124370188 — protein sequence MVERFHRHLKAAIICHPESSWLQALPLVLLGIRNVYREDLTTSSAELVYGEPLRLPGSLLASPPGLGCSEDISDLVVRLQRQTSRLQPVSGSAHSKPQTFVFQKLSTCTHVFLRDDTVRRALQPPYSGPHKVLSRDDKTMTIQIADRSSKVSIDRVKPAYILPDPSPQPQPRSAHTPAPSIGTPAADPDNATPECATRFGRNVRLRLAP from the coding sequence ATGGTCGAACGTTTTCACCGTCATCTAAAAGCGGCCATCATCTGTCACCCGGAATCAAGCTGGCTCCAAGCCCTCCCTCTAGTTCTACTTGGTATCCGAAacgtatacagagaagatttaacaaCGTCCTCTGCTGAACTAGTATACGGAGAACCCTTACGTCTACCTGGATCACTCCTTGCCAGCCCTCCGGGGTTGGGATGCAGTGAAGACATCTCTGACCTTGTTGTCAGGCTGCAACGTCAAACATCTCGCCTTCAACCTGTCTCTGGCTCAGCTCACAGCAAACCTCAGACATTTGTCTTCCAGAAATTATCAACATGCACTCATGTTTTCTTACGTGACGATACTGTGCGTCGAGCCCTGCAACCTCCCTACAGCGGACCTCACAAAGTGCTCAGCCGTGACGACAAAACTATGACCATCCAGATCGCAGATAGAAGCTCTAAAGTAAGCATTGACAGAGTGAAGCCTGCTTACATTCTACCTGACCCTTCCCCACAGCCTCAACCAAGAAGCGCCCACACACCGGCACCCAGCATCGGTACACCTGCTGCAGACCCGGACAACGCAACACCAGAGTGCGCTACCAGATTTGGTCGCAATGTGCGTTTACGGCTTGCTCCCTGA
- the LOC124370189 gene encoding RNA exonuclease 1 homolog produces the protein MGCRPQHYVPTIMAPPGSAGVYPMGYPHIVYHGQQPLPYCPRPPTTPVLAGQYGASHINIAQPHIYYGVPIVSPGTGFIQAPVPVISHLTGPIRPLLPSPTTPLLGVPSTPLPPSPLTLLLAVPGRTQPAVPGGPLHAVLGESRTLRSDGSSTESSSDEEGPIRADGGSPGTPVRGGSSCELHNCLKTYLLKPSELLELGYPVESELFPGKAMILRTSDPSQPRSQGFNVDVNEFVPMGSDSTMSLNRPNPIPKHTSGRNSSYTSPKTGAVERKYVRCKKYFLVTDNGEYLSSEQCIYHWGRLYPNPSCPSYYLCCEGIPSSQGCSTCRRHVWSGISTGMNGPLEGFVRTLPRQNPTPEDRPDVYALDCEMGFTVRGLELLKVTVITLDGSVKYESLVRPQAEIVDYNTRFSGVKEEDYRGNFKTLREVQSDLTEFIKEDTILIGHGLENDLRALRMVHSSCVDTAVVFPHRRGLPFRRALRDLVKYVLGRSIQDNPEGHDSTEDARACLDLISYTDTDQALN, from the exons ATGGGCTGCCGGCCCCAGCACTATGTGCCAACTATTATGGCACCTCCTGGAAGTGCTGGGGTATACCCCATGGGGTATCCCCATATAGTCTACCACG GACAGCAACCCCTGCCCTATTGCCCCCGGCCACCAACAACCCCAGTCCTTGCCGGCCAGTATGGTGCCTCCCACATTAATATAG caCAACCCCATATATATTATGGGGTTCCCATCGTTTCGCCGGGAACGGGTTTTATCCAGGCTCCCGTCCCTGTCATCTCCCACCTAACAGGTCCCATCAGACCTCTGCTCCCCAGTCCCACGACCCCCCTCTTAGGTGTTCCTAGCACACCTCTGCCCCCCAGTCCCCTAACCCTCCTGCTGGCCGTTCCCGGCAGAACTCAGCCCGCCGTCCCAGGAGGTCCCCTTCACGCCGTCCTCGGAGAGTCCAGGACACTTCGGTCTG ATGGCAGCAGCACCGAAAGCTCCAGTGACGAGGAGGGGCCCATCAGAGCAGACGGCGGAAGCCCTGGTACCCCGGTGCGAGGAGGGAGCAGTTGTGAGCTGCACAACTGCCTCAAGACATACCTCCTCAAGCCAAGTGAACTTCTTGAGCTGG GTTATCCTGTGGAGAGTGAGCTTTTTCCTGGGAAAGCCATGATTCTCAGGACCTCTGACCCTAGCCAGCCTCGTAGTCAAGGATTCAATGTAGACGTCAATGAGTTCGTGCCGATGGGGTCTGACTCCACCATGAGCCTCAACCGCCCCAACCCTATCCCCAAGCATACCAGTGGTAGAAACAGTTCCTACACCTCTCCTAAGACAGGGGCCGTGGAGCGCAAATATGTTCGCTGCAAAAAGTACTTCCTTGTCACCGACAATGGGGAGTACCTGAGCAGCGAACAGTGTATCTATCACTGGGGCCGACTCTACCCCAACCCATCCTGCCCATCCTATTACCTTTGCTGCGAAGGTATCCCGTCCTCCCAGGGATGTTCGACCTGCAGGCGCCATGTGTGGAGTGGGATCTCCACCGGTATGAACGGTCCTCTGGAGGGATTCGTTAGGACCCTCCCTCGGCAGAATCCCACTCCAGAGGACCGTCCAGACGTCTACGCCCTTGACTGTGAGATGGGCTTTACAGTCAGGGGCCTAGAGCTCTTGAAGGTCACCGTGATCACTCTGGACGGCTCGGTAAAGTACGAGTCCCTGGTTCGACCTCAAGCCGAAATCGTAGACTACAACACTAGGTTCTCCGGTGTCAAGGAGGAAGACTACCGCGGCAACTTCAAGACGTTGAGGGAAGTACAGAGTGACCTGACCGAGTTCATAAAGGAAGACACCATCCTCATAGGCCATGGTCTTGAGAACGACCTCAGAGCCTTGAGGATGGTCCACTCTTCCTGCGTGGACACGGCGGTCGTCTTCCCTCATCGCCGTGGGTTGCCGTTCCGCCGGGCACTGAGGGACCTGGTCAAGTACGTTCTCGGCAGGTCGATCCAGGACAATCCTGAGGGTCACGACAGCACCGAGGACGCCAGGGCCTGTCTGGATTTGATAAG CTACACGGACACGGACCAAGCCCTGAATTAG